A genome region from Cutaneotrichosporon cavernicola HIS019 DNA, chromosome: 5 includes the following:
- the toa2 gene encoding uncharacterized protein (TFIIA is a component of the transcription machinery of RNA polymerase II and plays an important role in transcriptional activation), with the protein MAENRGQTYYEFYRGSSIGTALTDSLDELITSGDIPPQLFDKSLTECMQKGVKQKTTVKGHLSTYNLCNDVWTFVVKDPQFRMEGTGSSHSGELVTAPKIKIVACKSGDATDGRRGH; encoded by the exons ATGGCAGAAAACAGGGGCCAGACCTACTACGAGTTCTACCGCGGGTCCAG CATCGGGACCGCGCTGACCGACTCGCTCGATGAGCTGATCACATCTGGCGACATTCCGCCGCAGCTC TTTGACAAGTCGTTGACCGAGTGTATGCAGAAGGGCGTCAAGCAGAAGACGACTGTCAAG GGCCACCTCTCTACGTACAACCTCTGTAACGACGTGTGGACGTTTGTGGTCAAGGACCCGCAGTTCCGCATGGAGGGTACGGGATCTTC tcaTTCCGGCGAGCTTGTTACGGCGCCCAAGATCAAGATTGTTGCCTGCAAGAGCGGTGACGCGACCGACGGCCGCAGGGGCCACTAA